A genomic window from Thermoanaerobaculia bacterium includes:
- the rpsA gene encoding 30S ribosomal protein S1: MKESKDQPMETETELSAAEYESLIAQYEDTLKNLQEGQIIRGRVIQVTPSEVIVDIGYKSEGVISIAEFTDYEGHVTVAVNDKIDVLLETTEDQNGYVVLSKDKAEKMRVWDDVEKAFREGTNVRGRIIDRIKGGLAVDIGVKAFLPGSLVDTKPVKNLDFLRGKDFEFKVISVDKKRGNIVLSRKAVIEVEQEAKKRETLAQLEEGRVLRGTVKNLTDYGAFVDLGGLDGLLHVTDISWGRINHPSDVLKVGDEIDVVVLKFDKETERVSLGTKQLTADPWEQVPEKYPVGSRVSGRVTNVTDYGAFVELEQGIEGLIHVSEMSWSKKMKNPSKVVSVGDTVEAIISDVNTDTRRISLSLKNTLPDPWEG, from the coding sequence TTGAAGGAGTCCAAAGACCAGCCGATGGAAACCGAGACTGAACTCAGCGCGGCCGAATACGAGAGCCTGATCGCCCAGTACGAGGACACTCTCAAGAACCTCCAGGAAGGGCAGATCATCCGGGGCCGCGTGATCCAGGTCACGCCGTCGGAAGTGATCGTCGACATCGGGTACAAGTCGGAAGGCGTCATATCGATCGCCGAGTTCACCGACTACGAAGGGCACGTCACCGTCGCCGTCAACGACAAGATCGACGTGCTCCTCGAAACCACCGAAGACCAGAACGGTTACGTCGTCCTCTCGAAGGACAAAGCCGAGAAGATGCGGGTGTGGGACGACGTCGAGAAGGCGTTCCGCGAGGGCACCAACGTCCGCGGGCGCATCATCGACCGCATCAAAGGAGGTCTCGCCGTCGACATCGGCGTGAAGGCCTTCCTCCCGGGCTCGCTGGTGGACACCAAGCCCGTCAAGAACCTCGACTTCCTGCGGGGCAAGGACTTCGAGTTCAAGGTCATCTCGGTCGACAAGAAGCGAGGCAACATCGTGCTCTCGCGCAAGGCCGTCATCGAGGTCGAGCAGGAGGCGAAGAAGCGCGAGACCCTCGCCCAGCTCGAGGAAGGGCGCGTCCTGCGGGGAACCGTCAAGAACCTCACCGATTACGGCGCTTTCGTCGACCTCGGTGGGCTGGACGGGCTCCTCCACGTCACCGACATCTCCTGGGGACGGATCAACCATCCCTCCGACGTGCTCAAGGTGGGTGACGAGATCGACGTCGTCGTGCTGAAGTTCGACAAGGAGACCGAGCGCGTCTCGCTCGGGACCAAGCAGCTGACCGCCGACCCCTGGGAGCAGGTTCCGGAGAAGTACCCGGTCGGCTCTCGCGTCTCCGGCCGCGTCACGAACGTGACGGACTACGGCGCCTTCGTCGAGCTCGAGCAGGGGATCGAGGGGCTGATCCACGTCTCCGAGATGTCCTGGTCGAAGAAGATGAAGAACCCCTCGAAGGTCGTCTCGGTCGGCGACACGGTCGAGGCGATCATCTCCGACGTCAACACCGACACCCGGCGCATTTCCCTGTCGCTCAAGAACACGCTTCCCGATCCCTGGGAGGG
- the cmk gene encoding (d)CMP kinase, with protein MSRVIAIDGPSGAGKSTVARMVAARLGLPYLDTGAMYRAVGLLAFRRGIPLPIPDPGAVSVLAAGAAIDLSTSPEGTTVWLDGQDVSTAIREPRISLYASAVSAIPEVRRLLVARQREIGLARGGVVEGRDIGTKVFPETPWKFFLTADERERARRRHEELRRRGVEEPYEKVLEEMRVRDRDDSSRPDSPLTRDGGYEVLESDGVAAEEIARRILARVEAGEPSGP; from the coding sequence ATGAGCCGCGTGATCGCAATCGACGGCCCCTCGGGCGCCGGAAAATCGACCGTGGCGCGGATGGTCGCCGCGCGCCTCGGCCTTCCGTATCTCGACACGGGGGCGATGTACCGGGCGGTCGGCCTCCTCGCCTTCCGGCGGGGAATCCCGCTCCCGATCCCCGATCCCGGCGCGGTCTCCGTCCTCGCCGCGGGCGCGGCGATCGACCTCTCGACGTCTCCCGAGGGCACGACCGTCTGGCTGGACGGGCAGGACGTCTCCACCGCGATCCGCGAGCCGCGGATATCCCTCTACGCCTCCGCGGTGTCCGCCATTCCGGAGGTCCGGCGGCTGCTGGTCGCCCGCCAGCGGGAGATCGGGCTCGCCCGGGGCGGCGTCGTCGAAGGGCGGGACATCGGGACGAAGGTCTTCCCGGAGACCCCCTGGAAGTTCTTCCTGACCGCGGACGAGCGCGAGCGGGCCCGCCGTCGCCACGAGGAGCTCCGGCGGCGGGGGGTCGAGGAGCCGTACGAGAAGGTCCTCGAGGAAATGCGGGTTCGGGACCGGGACGATTCGTCGCGCCCGGACTCGCCGCTGACCCGCGACGGGGGGTACGAGGTCCTCGAGAGCGACGGGGTGGCCGCGGAGGAAATCGCCCGCCGGATCCTCGCCCGGGTCGAAGCCGGGGAGCCCTCCGGGCCTTGA
- a CDS encoding pseudouridine synthase: MSAERLQKLLAAAGLCSRREAEEWISDGRVLVNGKPAVLGQKADPAADAIRVDGKPLRRTATTGPRRYVLLCKPKGYVSTTSDPQGRPTVLDLVPPALRRGLKPVGRLDTASEGLILLTDDGDFAQAVSHPSRGVAKEYRVKVWGEPPEKSIERLRRGIVLDRRKTAPAEIERHHSTGRRGEEGNTWYTVVLHEGRSRQIRRMFDAIGHPVSKLSRVAIGPIRDSKLSAGAFRKLTEGEIRKLLKK, from the coding sequence ATGAGCGCGGAACGCCTCCAGAAGCTCCTCGCCGCCGCCGGCCTGTGCTCCCGCCGTGAGGCGGAAGAGTGGATCTCCGACGGACGGGTCCTCGTCAACGGAAAGCCGGCGGTCCTCGGGCAGAAGGCGGACCCGGCGGCCGACGCGATCCGGGTCGACGGAAAGCCGCTTCGCCGGACGGCGACCACGGGCCCGCGCCGCTACGTCCTGCTCTGCAAGCCGAAGGGATACGTCTCGACGACGAGCGACCCGCAGGGAAGGCCGACGGTGCTCGACCTCGTCCCCCCCGCTCTGCGGCGCGGGTTGAAGCCCGTCGGGCGCCTCGACACCGCCTCGGAAGGGCTGATCCTGCTGACGGACGACGGAGATTTCGCCCAGGCGGTCTCCCATCCCTCGCGGGGGGTTGCCAAGGAATACCGGGTGAAGGTCTGGGGGGAGCCGCCCGAGAAGTCGATCGAGAGGCTCCGGCGGGGGATCGTCCTCGACCGGAGGAAGACCGCGCCCGCGGAGATCGAGCGGCACCACTCGACGGGCCGCCGGGGCGAAGAGGGGAACACCTGGTACACGGTCGTTCTCCACGAGGGGCGCAGCCGACAGATTCGCCGGATGTTCGACGCGATCGGCCATCCGGTCTCGAAGCTGTCCCGAGTCGCCATCGGCCCGATCCGCGACTCGAAGCTTTCCGCGGGCGCCTTTCGGAAGCTGACGGAAGGGGAGATCCGGAAGCTCCTGAAGAAATGA
- the scpB gene encoding SMC-Scp complex subunit ScpB: MTDDEEIERLQPALEALLFSSGKPVPVESFVEMLETEAAVVERALRAMAERTNGEGRGIRLEAVGGGWRFVTRPEFDGLLRRYFEISERSRLSLAALETLAIIAYRQPITAPEISELRGVNSSAVLKTLFDKKLITTAGKKPVVGTPFFYRTTKDFLVRFGLNDLAELPKPEEIDEDLAGEEAPLPLALVPPLGNAAAADAAAGTAPPPAGAPDAESGVEASDDAAAPSDVDESPTETAPTEPVGRR; encoded by the coding sequence ATGACTGACGACGAAGAAATCGAACGCCTGCAGCCGGCGCTCGAGGCCCTTCTTTTCTCCTCGGGCAAGCCCGTGCCCGTCGAGAGCTTCGTGGAGATGCTCGAGACGGAGGCCGCCGTCGTCGAGCGGGCGCTTCGGGCGATGGCGGAGCGTACGAACGGGGAAGGGCGCGGGATCCGACTCGAGGCGGTCGGAGGCGGCTGGCGATTCGTGACCCGACCGGAGTTCGACGGGCTGCTGCGCCGGTATTTCGAGATCTCGGAACGGAGCCGCCTCTCGCTCGCCGCGCTCGAGACGCTCGCGATCATCGCCTACCGGCAGCCGATCACCGCGCCCGAGATCTCGGAGCTCCGGGGAGTGAATTCGTCGGCGGTCCTGAAGACGCTCTTCGACAAGAAGCTCATCACGACGGCGGGGAAGAAGCCGGTCGTCGGGACGCCGTTCTTCTACCGGACGACCAAGGACTTCCTGGTCCGCTTCGGGTTGAACGACCTCGCGGAGCTCCCGAAGCCGGAGGAGATCGACGAGGACCTCGCCGGCGAGGAGGCTCCGCTGCCTCTCGCTCTCGTTCCGCCGCTCGGGAACGCGGCCGCCGCAGACGCCGCCGCCGGGACCGCGCCTCCTCCGGCGGGCGCGCCGGACGCCGAAAGCGGCGTCGAGGCGTCCGACGACGCCGCCGCGCCGTCGGACGTGGACGAATCGCCGACCGAGACCGCCCCGACCGAGCCCGTCGGCCGGCGATGA
- a CDS encoding segregation/condensation protein A, whose translation MSESASHGPAPSLPPVELDQFSGPLDLLLHLIRKNEVSITDIPIAEITEQYTAHLDLMRELDLDVAAEYVYLAAVLIHIKSRFLLPRDPDHPEEDPRQDLVARLLEYEKFKRAAEGFHEIDTERAGLWPRPDVAPPAAGPDAPPPTLEVSLADLVGTFRIVLDRYRLAHPASIEVHHPRFSLREKMIELVGRVEERGTLPLLELLGTFRYRTEAITTFLAALELTRIAALRIFQPVPFGEIHVSRTDREFRISEIEDVYHD comes from the coding sequence GTGAGCGAGAGCGCCTCGCACGGGCCGGCCCCGTCGCTTCCGCCGGTCGAGCTCGACCAGTTCTCCGGGCCGCTCGACCTGCTCCTGCACCTCATCCGCAAGAACGAGGTGTCGATCACGGACATCCCGATTGCGGAGATCACGGAGCAGTACACGGCGCATCTCGACCTCATGCGGGAGCTCGACCTCGACGTGGCGGCGGAATACGTCTATCTCGCGGCGGTCCTCATCCACATCAAGTCGCGGTTCCTCCTCCCGCGCGACCCCGACCACCCCGAGGAGGACCCGAGGCAGGACCTCGTCGCGCGTCTTCTCGAGTACGAGAAGTTCAAGCGGGCGGCCGAAGGGTTTCACGAGATCGACACCGAGCGGGCGGGGCTGTGGCCGCGCCCCGACGTCGCGCCGCCGGCGGCGGGACCGGATGCGCCGCCCCCGACCCTCGAGGTCTCGCTGGCCGATCTGGTCGGGACGTTCCGTATCGTGCTCGACCGCTACCGGCTGGCGCACCCCGCGTCGATCGAGGTCCACCATCCCCGGTTCTCGCTGCGCGAGAAGATGATCGAGCTCGTGGGGCGCGTCGAGGAGCGCGGGACGCTGCCGCTCCTCGAGCTCCTCGGAACCTTTCGTTATCGCACGGAGGCGATCACGACGTTTCTCGCGGCGCTCGAGCTCACGCGGATCGCCGCGCTCCGCATCTTCCAGCCGGTTCCGTTCGGCGAGATCCACGTCTCGCGCACGGACCGGGAGTTCCGGATTTCCGAGATCGAGGACGTGTACCATGACTGA
- a CDS encoding site-2 protease family protein, which translates to MQPIVVVILIAVVLFAISFHESAHAWMALKFGDPTARDLGRISLNPLHHIDPFGTVLLPLIMILMHQPPFGYAKPTPVNLRNTRNPRLANFWVSAAGPLSNLLVVIVAAALLIGIGRYDRALVVGAFQGPSGAGVLAPVSYILAQLVLLNLVLGVFNLIPVPPMDGSGILFSILGRRGLAIEMFFHRYSFVMFMIIMLLVYSGFFGLILGPAIRIVLSVIEWGIG; encoded by the coding sequence ATGCAGCCGATCGTCGTCGTCATCCTCATCGCGGTGGTCCTCTTCGCGATCTCGTTCCACGAGTCGGCGCACGCGTGGATGGCGCTGAAGTTCGGCGACCCGACGGCCCGCGACCTCGGGCGGATCTCGCTCAACCCGCTCCATCACATCGACCCCTTCGGCACGGTTCTGCTGCCCTTGATCATGATCCTCATGCACCAGCCGCCGTTCGGCTACGCGAAGCCGACGCCCGTGAATCTCCGGAACACCCGCAATCCGCGCCTCGCGAACTTCTGGGTTTCCGCCGCGGGACCGCTCTCGAACCTGCTCGTCGTGATCGTCGCCGCGGCGCTCCTGATCGGGATCGGCCGCTACGACCGCGCCCTCGTCGTCGGGGCGTTCCAGGGTCCTTCGGGAGCGGGCGTCCTCGCTCCCGTTTCCTACATCCTGGCCCAGCTCGTGCTGTTGAACCTCGTGCTCGGCGTGTTCAACCTGATTCCGGTCCCGCCGATGGACGGCAGCGGGATTCTCTTCTCGATCCTCGGGCGGCGCGGCCTCGCGATCGAGATGTTCTTCCACCGTTATTCGTTCGTCATGTTCATGATCATCATGCTCCTCGTCTACTCCGGCTTCTTCGGCCTGATCCTCGGACCGGCGATCCGGATCGTCCTCTCGGTGATCGAGTGGGGGATCGGGTGA
- a CDS encoding complex I NDUFA9 subunit family protein — MKIAVTGGTGFVGSHVVNALLRAGHEPRVLARNPDAARSRFNRPVPVAAGDVSDAASLERAFSGCDAVVHLVGIINESEGLSFDAVHRQGTENVVGAMQRTGVRRLLHMSAMGSAPDAPSEYGRTKAAGEEAARRSGLEATVLRPSIVFGPGDGFVTLLAKIVRLNPLFIPVIGPGTVRFMPVSVREVAGIFAAALEKPETAGKTFEVGGPETLTMDEIYREIAAALGKPRKRLVHFPLWYGRILAAALSVLPNPPLTRDQLRSLSRDNVGDVAATADVFGAPAVRFADGIREYVRPRSTHDARIGI; from the coding sequence ATGAAAATCGCCGTGACCGGAGGAACCGGCTTCGTCGGAAGCCACGTCGTCAACGCGCTCCTCCGGGCGGGGCACGAGCCGCGGGTCCTCGCCCGGAATCCGGACGCCGCGCGCTCGCGGTTCAACCGGCCGGTTCCCGTGGCCGCGGGGGACGTGTCCGACGCCGCCTCCCTCGAGCGCGCGTTCTCCGGCTGCGACGCCGTCGTCCACCTCGTCGGCATCATCAACGAGAGCGAGGGGCTCTCCTTCGACGCGGTGCACCGGCAGGGCACCGAGAACGTCGTCGGGGCGATGCAGAGGACCGGAGTCCGTCGTCTGTTGCACATGTCCGCGATGGGGTCCGCGCCCGACGCGCCCTCCGAGTACGGCAGGACGAAGGCCGCGGGGGAGGAGGCCGCGCGGAGGTCGGGTCTCGAGGCGACCGTCTTGCGCCCGTCGATTGTCTTCGGCCCCGGGGACGGATTCGTGACGCTCCTCGCGAAGATCGTCCGGTTGAACCCGCTCTTCATCCCGGTGATCGGCCCGGGGACCGTCCGGTTCATGCCGGTGTCGGTCCGGGAGGTCGCGGGGATCTTCGCCGCCGCGCTCGAAAAGCCGGAGACGGCGGGGAAGACGTTCGAGGTCGGAGGGCCCGAGACCCTGACGATGGACGAGATCTACCGCGAGATCGCGGCGGCCCTGGGGAAGCCGCGGAAACGGCTCGTCCACTTCCCGCTCTGGTACGGGCGGATACTCGCCGCGGCCCTGTCGGTTCTTCCGAACCCGCCGCTGACGCGGGACCAGCTGCGCTCGCTCTCGCGCGACAACGTCGGCGACGTCGCCGCGACGGCCGACGTGTTCGGAGCCCCCGCCGTGCGGTTCGCCGACGGCATCCGCGAATACGTGCGGCCGAGGTCGACGCACGACGCCCGCATCGGAATCTGA
- the recG gene encoding ATP-dependent DNA helicase RecG → MSDVSVRLTDPIARVPGIAASSARKLAGEGCATAADLLLHVPFRYEDRAAFSPIGELKDGQTAVVSGRVAGHRLIRTRRRRFTILEAAIDDGTGTLRVVWFNRPYLAKALASGKRVVLYGTAGIEKRGLEMRNPEHELFDEEEAEESVHMGRVVGIYRKLGGLGGKWQRSAIDRALRATDPDFRAAGDAGLLLRALKTIHFPPRRSFAAAVSRAREALVREELAVFFDRIEGKREARAATGVAPWTWTAATTRRLLSLLPFPLTRTQRDAMAEIAADFRRGSPMARLLQGDVGSGKTAVAVLAALLAVENGKQAAIMAPTEILAEQHAETIAGWLEGARYRLALLTGRTPPAARRELRAALAGGEIDLLIGTHALIESPVRFADLGLVVVDEQHRFGVEHRARLSRKGGRPHVLVLSATPIPRSLAWTLFGDLDVTRLTEKPAGRAAIRTFVREPARRAAVQRFVGDRLSAGERAYVVVPAIDESEREVAAVESTAETLRRAVPEARVETLHGRQSADRRRAAMAAFAKGSANVLVATTVIEVGIDVPEATVMVVENADRFGLSQLHQLRGRIGRGDRPSYCVLFVSDGATEDARERLAILEESCDGFAIAERDLERRGPGDLLGARQSGMPSFRVADPVRDARLLPEVRDDVRARRARGEKLESDLFPASHAPAPPVIETADA, encoded by the coding sequence GAGCGACGTTTCCGTGCGGCTGACGGACCCGATCGCGCGCGTGCCGGGCATTGCGGCCTCGTCGGCCCGGAAGCTCGCCGGGGAAGGGTGCGCGACGGCCGCGGATCTCCTCCTCCACGTCCCGTTCCGCTACGAGGACCGCGCGGCGTTCTCGCCGATCGGGGAGCTGAAAGACGGCCAGACGGCGGTCGTCTCGGGGCGCGTCGCCGGCCACCGGTTGATCCGCACGCGCCGCCGCCGGTTCACGATCCTGGAAGCGGCGATCGACGACGGCACGGGGACGCTTCGGGTCGTCTGGTTCAACCGGCCGTATCTGGCGAAGGCGCTGGCTTCGGGAAAACGCGTCGTCCTCTACGGGACGGCCGGCATCGAGAAGCGCGGCCTGGAGATGCGCAATCCCGAGCACGAGCTCTTCGACGAGGAGGAGGCCGAGGAGTCGGTCCACATGGGGCGCGTCGTGGGGATCTACCGAAAGCTCGGCGGGCTCGGCGGAAAGTGGCAGCGGAGCGCGATCGACCGCGCGCTCCGCGCAACCGATCCGGATTTCCGGGCGGCCGGCGACGCCGGGCTTCTCCTGCGGGCGCTGAAGACGATTCATTTCCCGCCGCGGCGCTCGTTCGCCGCCGCCGTTTCGCGGGCGCGCGAGGCGCTCGTCCGCGAGGAGCTCGCCGTCTTCTTCGACCGGATCGAGGGCAAGCGCGAGGCGCGGGCCGCGACCGGCGTTGCGCCGTGGACATGGACGGCCGCGACGACGCGGCGGCTCCTCTCGCTCCTTCCGTTCCCGCTGACCCGTACGCAGCGGGATGCGATGGCGGAAATCGCCGCGGACTTCCGCCGCGGATCTCCCATGGCGCGGCTGCTGCAGGGCGACGTCGGGAGCGGGAAGACCGCCGTCGCGGTGCTGGCGGCGCTGCTCGCCGTCGAAAACGGGAAGCAGGCGGCGATCATGGCGCCGACGGAGATCCTCGCGGAGCAGCATGCCGAAACGATCGCGGGGTGGCTGGAAGGCGCCCGTTACCGCCTCGCGCTCCTGACCGGAAGGACGCCGCCGGCAGCGCGGCGGGAGCTCCGGGCGGCGCTCGCCGGGGGGGAGATCGACCTCCTGATCGGAACGCACGCGCTGATCGAGTCGCCGGTCCGGTTCGCCGATCTCGGCCTCGTCGTCGTGGACGAGCAGCACCGCTTCGGCGTCGAGCATCGCGCCCGGCTCTCGCGCAAGGGGGGGCGCCCGCACGTCCTCGTGCTCTCCGCGACGCCGATTCCGCGGTCGCTCGCGTGGACGCTCTTCGGCGATCTCGACGTCACGCGCCTCACCGAGAAGCCCGCCGGGCGCGCGGCGATCCGCACGTTCGTCCGGGAGCCCGCGCGGCGCGCGGCGGTCCAGCGCTTCGTGGGAGACCGCCTTTCGGCGGGAGAGCGCGCCTACGTGGTCGTCCCCGCGATCGACGAATCGGAGCGGGAGGTGGCCGCCGTCGAGAGCACGGCGGAAACGCTCCGCCGCGCGGTTCCCGAGGCGCGCGTCGAGACGCTCCACGGGCGACAGTCCGCCGACCGCCGTCGCGCGGCCATGGCGGCGTTCGCGAAGGGGAGCGCCAACGTGCTCGTCGCGACGACGGTGATCGAGGTCGGCATCGATGTCCCCGAGGCGACGGTGATGGTCGTCGAGAACGCGGACCGCTTCGGCCTCTCCCAGCTGCACCAGCTCCGCGGCCGGATCGGGCGGGGAGACCGGCCTTCGTACTGCGTCCTCTTCGTCTCCGACGGCGCGACGGAGGACGCGCGCGAACGCCTCGCGATCCTCGAGGAGTCCTGCGACGGCTTCGCGATCGCCGAGCGCGACCTCGAGCGGCGGGGCCCCGGCGACCTCCTCGGAGCCCGGCAGTCGGGGATGCCGTCCTTTCGGGTGGCCGACCCGGTGCGGGATGCCCGCCTCCTGCCGGAGGTGCGCGACGACGTGCGGGCGCGCCGCGCCCGGGGCGAGAAACTCGAGAGCGATCTCTTCCCCGCGTCGCACGCGCCGGCGCCGCCTGTGATAGAAACCGCGGACGCATGA